From the genome of Haloarcula taiwanensis:
CGAGATGGACCGGCCGAACGACCTGACGCCCGACGTCGGCATCATCATGGGATCTGACTCGGACCTGCCGACGATGGCCGGCGGGCAGGGCAAGCGGCCGGGAGCTTACGCCGCGCTCGCGGACGAACTCGGCTTCGAGGAACAGACGGACTACACCGACGCGCCCGAGAGCCGCTTCACCTTCGAGACGTTCGTCTGCTCGGCCCACCGGACGCCAGATCTGATGTACGCGTACGCGGAGACGGCCGCCGACCGCGGTGTCGACGTTATTATCGCCGGTGCTGGCGGCAAATCCGCGGACCTGCCGAACATGACCGCCAGCATCGCCTATCCGCTGCCTGTCATCGGTGTCCCAGTGCAGGAGAAGTCCGTCGACTCGGTCATCGGGATGCCACAGGGCGCGCCCATCACCGCGGTCGACGCCGGCAAGTCCTTCAACGCCGCGCTCTCCGCGGTACAGATTCTCGCACGACAGTACGACGAACTCCGTGACCGCCTCGTCTCATATCACGAGGGTCTGCAGACTGACGTCGGCGAGGCGTCACGTGATCTCCACGAACTCGGGACGCCCGGATTCAAACGCGAGTACTGGGACGAGTGAACAGCGGGGGGACACACCTGGGTGGTGTGGCGGATGCAGGGCACTTTCGGTCTGAGAGCGCGTCGGCTCTTAAAGACCCACAGGGCCGAAAAACCGAACAATGAACCCTTATATGCGAGTACTTCTAACCGACAGACGATAGGAGATACCGGAATGAGTAATCCATGGATCGCCATCGGCGCGCTCGCGGTCGTGGCACTGGCCATCCCACTGACGATGATGGCAGTTTCGAGCCTCTTGCGGCCCAGCGTGCCGGAACAAGGCAAACGCACCACCTACGAGTCCGGTGAAGTGCCGACTGGCAGCAGTCGACAGATCAAGTTTAATATCCAGTACTACATGGTCGCGCTGCTGTTCGTCGTCTTCGACATCGAGACCGTCTTCATTTTCCCGTGGACGGTCATCTACAGCGACGCCGTCGCTGCGGTCGGGATGACCCAGGCACTGCTACCGATGGTCGTATTCATCGGAATTCTCGCCGTTGGACTCGGTTGGGCCTGGCGTAACGGTGCAGTTCAGTGGGTGCGCAGTCCGCGCGCCACGAAGGGGGCAGACACATATGAGTAGTGACCAGACACCACCGGCTGTCGAAGACGTATCGACACAGGAAGCCCGCATGGGTGACGGGGCCGACGACCGCTTCAACTCGACGCTACGCGAGGCGTTCGGGTCGACGCCGTTCATCCTGACCAAGTTCGACAAGTTCATGAACTGGGTCCGGGGCTCCTCGATGTTCATGCTGCAGTTCGGGATCGCCTGCTGTAGCATCGAGATGATCCACACCTACGCGATCAAGCACGACCTCGACCGCTTCGGTTCGGGGGTGCCACGCGCGTCCCCGCGCCAAGCGGACGTTATCATCGTCCCGGGGACCATCGTCTCGAAGTTCGCCCCGCGGATGAAGCGTGTCTACGATCAGATGCCCGAGCCGAAGTTCGTCGTCTCGATGGGATCCTGTACCATTTCCGGCGGCCCGTTCCAGGAAGGGTACAACGTCATCAAGGGCGCGGAAGAGGTCATTCCGGTCGACATCCACGTGCCGGGCTGTCCGCCACGCCCCGAGGCACTCATCTACGGCGTCGCCAAGCTGCAAGAGCGCATCGCCGAGGGTGAGTCCTCGCCAGTGACCGTCAAGCCCTACGAACTGGAGCAGTTCGGTGATCTCGAACAGGACGAGCTCGTGGACAAACTCGCCAGCGAAATCGACGAGGAAGACCTCGTCATGCGGTACAACTGGAACGACTCTCCATAACTTGCCATGAGTTTAGAAAAACCATCACGCGATACGGCGCTCGATGTCGGCGTTACGGAGGACGGCCTCGATTACGACGCGCTCGCGGACTTGCTCGGGGGCCATGTCCTCGACCGCGAGGAGCACGTCAACGCCGAGGGGTTCGTCATCCGTCCCGACGAGGTCCAGGAAGTCCTCTCGACGCTGAAAGAGGAAGCTGGATTCGACCACTGCGCCTGTGTCACGGCACAGGAGTACGACGACCGGTACGAATCAATCTACCACCTGCGGAAGTACAACGACCCGACACAGGAACTGTCGATTGTCGTCCCGTCGCCGAAGGACGACCCGCACAACGAGTCGGCCGCTCGCGTCTACGACACCGCGGACTGGCACGAGCGGGAGGCCTATGACCTGGTCGGCATCGACTACGACGACCATCCAGACCTCCGGCGCATCCTGCTGCCTGAGACCTGGCAGGGCCATCCCCTGAGCCAAGACTACAATCAGGACCAGCCACAGATCGTCTCACTGCGCGAGCACGCGAACCCGTTGAAAGACGACAAGCGCAGCGAGGACGACCCGGACACGATGTTCGTCAACATCGGGCCGCACCACCCGGCGACTCACGGCGTGCTCCACGTCGAGACGGTGCTTGACGGCGAGCAGATCGCCGACCTCGAACCCGACATCGGCTACCTGCACCGCTGTGAGGAGCAGATGTGTCAGCAGGGCACCTACCGTCACCAGATCATGCCGTACCCGGACCGGTGGGACTACATTTCCGCTGGGATCCTCAACGAGTGGGCGTACG
Proteins encoded in this window:
- a CDS encoding NADH dehydrogenase; its protein translation is MSSDQTPPAVEDVSTQEARMGDGADDRFNSTLREAFGSTPFILTKFDKFMNWVRGSSMFMLQFGIACCSIEMIHTYAIKHDLDRFGSGVPRASPRQADVIIVPGTIVSKFAPRMKRVYDQMPEPKFVVSMGSCTISGGPFQEGYNVIKGAEEVIPVDIHVPGCPPRPEALIYGVAKLQERIAEGESSPVTVKPYELEQFGDLEQDELVDKLASEIDEEDLVMRYNWNDSP
- a CDS encoding 5-(carboxyamino)imidazole ribonucleotide mutase yields the protein MSADSVQSLIDQLHDEAEMDRPNDLTPDVGIIMGSDSDLPTMAGGQGKRPGAYAALADELGFEEQTDYTDAPESRFTFETFVCSAHRTPDLMYAYAETAADRGVDVIIAGAGGKSADLPNMTASIAYPLPVIGVPVQEKSVDSVIGMPQGAPITAVDAGKSFNAALSAVQILARQYDELRDRLVSYHEGLQTDVGEASRDLHELGTPGFKREYWDE
- a CDS encoding NADH dehydrogenase gives rise to the protein MSNPWIAIGALAVVALAIPLTMMAVSSLLRPSVPEQGKRTTYESGEVPTGSSRQIKFNIQYYMVALLFVVFDIETVFIFPWTVIYSDAVAAVGMTQALLPMVVFIGILAVGLGWAWRNGAVQWVRSPRATKGADTYE